The following coding sequences are from one Novosphingobium sp. Gsoil 351 window:
- a CDS encoding CHAT domain-containing protein: MRITFGANKCALVLAGLAVIAQAPSAQAQSATLPLSVRDSFPLGNGGNALCQVQSRSADAAIQGPFDRAWAIVCRDSALPVGYVFALRRDGSDPAVRLAQRRAKDVDCAAAAAPATSTVVAGTNEQRCKWRDPALDYSVVSTERGRVAWFAEGFTAYSSALDLALRSLIADRAVPGEVSVATTSIGDSEAYARIQAMTLDASTALAEGYRRNNSGDYADAAAYFETLDQRQAGQPGVVGDRVEFLVNAALQRSNLGQFGEADRLFAEADAQPPGSAVVERLRRNYEAIHRINQADYAGAVARLGQPLRMQSALGVDMLRKRLELTPQLAGRVNAADPKNRALGITDELKLSDEERAAILDAQAQALKGTALRLTGDQAAARGELAQALDRAVAVRNGRVVSIVRLRAQILSELAKIDEARGDFSSAESLLRSANDIVAVQYPETRSYAVSEAELAAFLVRRGREEEALKLYRDVVDRSAERRDPLSGLSRQMAPYFDLLVARMDRDPTASAAFFTASQTLVRPGVAETQAVLARELSGGDDEAARMFRQSVSLTRSIERARMQYAALSRLDDAAARGDEIGAVEALIKDLEAQERTTIVGLNAYPRYRAVAARALGEDELKTRLKPGETYAKIAVLGQNVYVYTADSNGARAYRAGLTANELERSVNALRNSISRFDGENYVTEPFNVELARAIYQSLFAPAGERMLAAKHLIFEPDGAMLKLPINLLVTDDASVVRYKASAAKADADPYDVTMVDWLGKSRLVSTAVSARAFMDGRDLPGSKAPEAYLGLGQNARVSTAQAQISGIRSATIGADQGCTWPLEVWNNPISDAELIEARSLVGAQQSDLMTGAAFSDTAVKSRGDLDRFRILHFATHGLVTPPEAGCPVRPALLTSFGPVGQSDGLLTFGEIFELKLDADMVILSACDTAGEADIQSTREAGVATGGGTSLDGLVRAFIGAGGRAVLASHWPAPDDYNATARLITGLFSAGAGVSTGEALLAAERKLMADPLTSHPYYWAGFAVVGDATRPLVTGVRQATAEPVGAATVIAGSR; encoded by the coding sequence ATGCGAATCACCTTCGGCGCGAACAAATGCGCGCTCGTCTTGGCGGGGCTTGCTGTGATCGCGCAGGCACCATCGGCGCAGGCACAAAGCGCCACGCTTCCACTTTCGGTGCGTGACAGTTTTCCACTGGGCAATGGCGGCAATGCGTTGTGCCAGGTTCAGAGCCGTTCCGCCGATGCCGCGATCCAAGGTCCGTTCGACCGCGCCTGGGCGATAGTCTGCCGTGATTCGGCGCTGCCCGTCGGATATGTCTTCGCCTTGCGCCGAGACGGAAGCGATCCCGCCGTGCGGCTGGCTCAACGCCGCGCCAAGGACGTCGATTGTGCCGCCGCTGCCGCTCCTGCCACCTCGACCGTGGTCGCCGGGACAAACGAGCAACGCTGCAAGTGGCGCGATCCCGCGCTCGACTACTCCGTTGTCAGCACCGAACGTGGCCGCGTCGCCTGGTTCGCCGAAGGGTTTACCGCCTACAGCTCGGCTCTCGACTTGGCGCTGCGCTCGCTGATTGCCGACCGCGCCGTGCCCGGAGAGGTATCCGTCGCAACCACCTCGATCGGCGACAGCGAGGCCTACGCCAGGATTCAAGCGATGACGCTCGACGCCTCGACCGCTTTGGCCGAGGGCTATCGCCGCAACAATTCCGGCGACTATGCAGATGCCGCGGCGTACTTTGAGACACTCGATCAGCGCCAGGCTGGGCAGCCTGGGGTTGTGGGTGACCGCGTCGAGTTCCTCGTCAACGCCGCGCTCCAGCGCTCCAACCTCGGCCAGTTCGGCGAGGCCGATCGCCTGTTCGCCGAAGCCGATGCGCAGCCACCGGGCAGCGCGGTCGTCGAGCGTCTGCGGCGCAACTATGAGGCGATCCACCGGATCAACCAGGCCGACTATGCTGGCGCGGTCGCGCGGTTGGGCCAGCCGTTGCGGATGCAGAGCGCGCTAGGCGTGGATATGCTGCGCAAGCGGCTTGAGCTCACGCCGCAGCTTGCCGGAAGGGTAAACGCCGCCGATCCCAAGAACCGCGCGCTGGGCATTACCGATGAGCTGAAACTCAGCGACGAGGAACGCGCCGCGATCCTGGATGCCCAGGCGCAGGCGCTAAAGGGCACGGCGCTGCGGCTTACGGGTGATCAGGCGGCGGCGCGCGGCGAACTCGCCCAGGCGCTCGATCGCGCGGTAGCGGTGCGCAACGGACGGGTGGTCTCGATCGTCCGCCTACGTGCCCAGATTCTCAGCGAGCTGGCCAAAATAGACGAGGCGCGGGGCGACTTCTCGTCGGCCGAGTCGCTGCTGCGCTCGGCCAACGACATTGTTGCCGTGCAATATCCCGAGACGCGCAGCTATGCAGTGTCTGAGGCTGAGTTGGCCGCGTTCCTCGTGCGCAGGGGGCGCGAGGAAGAGGCGCTCAAGCTCTATCGTGACGTGGTTGACCGGTCCGCCGAGCGGCGCGATCCGCTGTCGGGCCTGAGCCGCCAGATGGCACCCTATTTCGACCTGCTGGTGGCGCGGATGGATCGCGATCCGACGGCCTCTGCGGCGTTCTTCACGGCCTCGCAAACCTTGGTGCGGCCTGGCGTTGCGGAAACGCAGGCCGTGCTGGCGCGTGAACTTTCGGGTGGTGATGACGAAGCCGCGCGGATGTTCCGTCAGTCGGTCAGCCTGACACGCTCGATCGAGCGAGCGCGAATGCAATATGCCGCCTTGTCGCGGCTCGACGACGCGGCCGCGCGGGGCGACGAGATTGGCGCGGTCGAGGCGCTGATCAAGGATCTGGAAGCGCAGGAACGCACCACGATCGTCGGACTGAACGCCTATCCACGTTATCGCGCGGTCGCGGCGCGCGCACTGGGCGAGGACGAACTCAAGACCCGGCTCAAACCTGGCGAGACTTATGCCAAGATCGCGGTGCTTGGGCAGAACGTCTACGTATACACCGCCGACAGCAACGGTGCGCGGGCCTATCGCGCTGGCCTGACCGCCAACGAACTGGAACGCAGCGTCAACGCCCTGCGCAATTCGATCTCGCGCTTCGATGGCGAGAACTATGTGACCGAACCGTTCAACGTCGAACTGGCGCGCGCGATATACCAATCGCTGTTCGCTCCTGCGGGTGAGCGGATGCTGGCAGCCAAGCATCTCATCTTCGAGCCCGATGGCGCCATGCTCAAGCTTCCGATCAACCTGTTGGTCACGGATGACGCCTCGGTCGTGCGCTATAAGGCGAGCGCTGCCAAGGCCGATGCCGATCCCTACGACGTGACCATGGTCGACTGGCTGGGCAAGTCGCGGTTGGTCTCGACAGCAGTTTCGGCTCGTGCATTCATGGACGGACGCGATCTGCCTGGATCTAAGGCGCCGGAAGCCTATCTCGGGCTCGGTCAGAACGCGCGGGTCTCGACGGCGCAGGCGCAGATCAGCGGAATTCGTTCGGCAACAATCGGCGCGGACCAGGGTTGCACTTGGCCACTTGAGGTATGGAACAACCCAATCTCCGACGCCGAACTGATCGAGGCGCGCAGCCTCGTCGGTGCGCAGCAGAGCGATCTTATGACGGGGGCGGCCTTTAGCGACACAGCAGTCAAGAGCCGGGGCGATCTCGACCGGTTTCGCATTCTACACTTCGCCACCCACGGCCTAGTCACCCCGCCTGAGGCCGGCTGTCCGGTGCGTCCGGCGCTGCTGACTTCGTTCGGCCCTGTAGGGCAATCGGACGGACTGCTGACCTTCGGGGAAATTTTCGAGTTGAAGCTCGATGCGGACATGGTGATTCTCTCGGCGTGCGACACCGCGGGCGAAGCGGACATCCAGTCGACCCGCGAGGCCGGCGTCGCGACCGGTGGCGGGACCTCCCTCGACGGGTTAGTGCGCGCGTTCATCGGCGCTGGCGGGCGCGCGGTGCTGGCCAGCCACTGGCCCGCGCCTGACGACTACAACGCCACCGCGCGGCTAATTACCGGTCTGTTCTCGGCTGGGGCGGGGGTTTCGACAGGCGAGGCGCTGCTTGCGGCCGAGCGGAAGCTGATGGCCGACCCGCTCACCTCTCACCCCTATTACTGGGCCGGATTCGCGGTTGTCGGCGACGCGACCCGTCCGCTAGTTACCGGTGTCCGGCAAGCGACCGCAGAGCCAGTCGGGGCCGCCACGGTCATCGCCGGGAGCCGCTGA
- a CDS encoding nitroreductase: MNVSEAVATRRSVRQFIDRPVDRAVLERVLEKARNAPSGGNVQPWNAIVLTGEPLARLTEAILAKASSEPMGSGFEYDIYPAGLDGRYEAQRRAVGHAMFKAVGLGREDKAGRIAQMARNWTGFGAPVQLFTYTRKYMGPPQWSDMGMWLQTVMLLLREEGLDSCPQEIWARYGEFMKAQLAIDDDHIFFCGMAIGQRDPAAPINTFPVPRVSLVETVAFQGF; this comes from the coding sequence ATGAACGTTTCTGAAGCAGTCGCCACGCGTCGCTCGGTGCGGCAATTCATCGATCGCCCGGTCGATCGCGCAGTACTCGAACGCGTGCTCGAAAAGGCCCGCAACGCTCCCTCCGGCGGCAACGTCCAGCCGTGGAACGCGATCGTGCTGACGGGCGAACCACTCGCCAGGCTGACCGAAGCGATCCTGGCCAAGGCGTCGAGCGAGCCGATGGGGAGCGGGTTCGAATACGACATCTACCCGGCGGGTCTAGACGGCCGCTACGAGGCGCAGCGTCGCGCGGTAGGCCATGCGATGTTTAAAGCGGTCGGGCTGGGCCGCGAGGATAAGGCCGGACGGATAGCGCAGATGGCGCGGAACTGGACCGGGTTCGGCGCGCCGGTCCAGCTGTTCACCTACACCCGCAAGTACATGGGGCCGCCACAGTGGTCGGACATGGGAATGTGGTTGCAGACGGTGATGCTCCTGTTGCGCGAAGAGGGCCTCGACAGTTGCCCGCAGGAAATCTGGGCGCGCTATGGCGAGTTCATGAAGGCGCAGCTTGCCATCGACGACGACCATATCTTCTTCTGCGGCATGGCGATCGGCCAGCGCGACCCCGCCGCCCCGATTAACACTTTTCCGGTTCCGCGGGTCTCCTTGGTCGAAACCGTCGCGTTCCAAGGATTCTAA
- the cobT gene encoding cobaltochelatase subunit CobT: MGDETPLDRFKSVLTGTARAIAHEPEVEVAWTADAPSQSGKNLKVPMPGRSLPRGQAMEARGFADSMALRLRHHNDALHNKNAPAEAVARACYDEIEAVRYEALGAKAYAGMRENLASAMDVRIAANPITRASQADEVPIQSALALLLREHLTGQPVPKAAQAGAELLRGWIEDKAGADFDALALSLDDQKAFQGLALDMLQHLDLTRTPDNIPPEDTGDEDDGEDDGDDQDDGDNSADDEQRTETTGDSSEGDDDSDGEVEREDVDDADDGDMADDGEDGMLPTRPNRPWTELPDKFDYKPFTTAFDEVIESRELCDDDELTRLRAYLDTQLKGLQGIVTKLANRLQRRLMAQQDRSWDFDQEEGILDAARLARVVVSPGVSLSYKVERDVEFKDTVVTLLIDNSGSMRGRPISIAAISADILARTLERCGVKTEILGFTTRAWKGGQSREAWLAGGKAPQPGRLNDLRHIVYKKAGEPYRHARRNLGLMMREGLLKENIDGEALLWAHARLLARAEDRRILMVISDGAPVDDSTLSVNNAGYLEQHLRKVIDWIERQSPVQLVAIGIGHDVTRYYRRAVTIMDVEQLGGTMVEQLAGLFEEE, from the coding sequence ATGGGCGATGAAACCCCTCTCGACCGGTTCAAGTCCGTGCTCACCGGCACCGCTCGCGCGATCGCGCACGAGCCCGAGGTCGAGGTGGCGTGGACGGCCGATGCGCCCTCGCAATCGGGCAAGAACCTCAAGGTGCCGATGCCTGGCCGCAGTCTGCCGCGCGGGCAGGCGATGGAGGCGCGCGGGTTTGCCGACAGCATGGCGCTGCGGTTACGCCATCACAACGATGCGCTGCACAACAAAAATGCGCCAGCGGAGGCGGTTGCGCGGGCCTGCTATGACGAGATCGAGGCTGTGAGGTATGAGGCGCTCGGCGCGAAGGCTTATGCCGGGATGCGCGAGAACCTGGCCTCGGCGATGGATGTGCGGATCGCCGCCAATCCGATCACCCGTGCCAGTCAGGCCGACGAGGTTCCGATCCAGTCTGCGCTGGCGCTACTCCTGCGCGAACACCTGACCGGGCAGCCGGTGCCGAAGGCGGCGCAAGCCGGCGCCGAACTGCTGCGCGGCTGGATCGAGGACAAGGCGGGTGCCGACTTCGACGCACTCGCGCTGTCACTCGACGATCAGAAGGCATTCCAGGGGCTGGCGCTCGACATGCTGCAGCATCTCGACCTGACGCGCACCCCCGACAACATCCCCCCCGAGGACACCGGCGACGAAGACGACGGCGAGGACGACGGCGACGACCAGGACGACGGCGACAACTCCGCCGACGACGAACAGCGCACCGAGACCACCGGCGACAGCAGCGAAGGTGACGACGATAGCGACGGCGAGGTCGAACGCGAGGACGTCGATGACGCCGACGACGGCGACATGGCCGACGATGGCGAGGACGGGATGCTTCCCACCCGCCCCAACCGGCCGTGGACCGAACTGCCCGACAAGTTCGACTACAAACCCTTCACCACCGCGTTCGACGAGGTGATCGAGTCGCGTGAATTGTGCGATGATGATGAACTCACCCGCCTGCGCGCCTACCTCGATACGCAGCTCAAGGGCCTCCAGGGCATCGTCACCAAGCTCGCCAACCGGCTGCAGCGGCGACTGATGGCGCAGCAGGACCGAAGTTGGGACTTCGATCAGGAGGAAGGCATCCTAGATGCTGCCAGACTCGCGCGAGTGGTGGTCTCGCCAGGCGTCTCGCTCAGCTACAAGGTCGAGCGCGACGTCGAGTTCAAGGACACTGTCGTCACGCTGCTGATCGACAATTCGGGGTCGATGCGCGGGCGGCCGATAAGCATCGCGGCGATCAGCGCGGACATCCTCGCCCGCACGCTCGAACGCTGCGGGGTCAAGACTGAGATTCTCGGCTTCACCACCCGCGCCTGGAAGGGCGGGCAGAGCCGTGAGGCGTGGTTGGCCGGCGGCAAGGCGCCGCAGCCTGGGCGGCTCAATGATCTGCGCCACATCGTCTACAAGAAGGCGGGCGAGCCGTATCGCCACGCCCGCCGCAACCTTGGCCTGATGATGCGGGAAGGGCTGCTCAAGGAAAACATCGACGGCGAGGCTCTGTTGTGGGCCCATGCCAGGCTTCTCGCTCGCGCCGAGGACCGCCGCATCCTGATGGTTATCTCGGACGGCGCCCCGGTAGATGATTCCACACTTTCCGTGAATAACGCCGGTTACCTCGAACAACATCTGAGGAAGGTGATCGACTGGATCGAACGCCAATCGCCGGTCCAGCTCGTGGCCATCGGTATCGGCCACGACGTAACCAGGTACTACCGCCGCGCCGTCACGATCATGGACGTCGAACAGCTCGGCGGAACGATGGTCGAGCAGTTGGCGGGACTGTTCGAGGAAGAGTGA
- the fsa gene encoding fructose-6-phosphate aldolase has translation MKFFVDTADTAEIADLAATGLLDGVTTNPSLIAKAGRDFIEVTKEICGLVEGPVSAEVVALDHAGMMREAETLRKIADNVCIKVPLTIDGLKTCKALTSDGTLVNVTLCFSANQALLAAKAGASFVSPFVGRHDDNGFDGMALIADIRLIYDNYAFPTEILVASVRHGIHVLEAAKIGADVMTAPPAVIRGLFKHVLTEQGIAGFLADWAKTGQSI, from the coding sequence ATGAAATTCTTCGTCGATACCGCCGACACCGCCGAAATCGCCGATCTCGCGGCGACGGGATTGCTCGATGGGGTGACCACCAACCCGTCGCTGATCGCAAAGGCAGGGCGCGATTTCATCGAGGTGACTAAGGAAATCTGCGGGCTGGTCGAAGGCCCTGTCAGCGCCGAAGTGGTCGCCCTCGATCACGCCGGGATGATGCGCGAGGCCGAAACTCTCCGCAAGATCGCCGACAACGTCTGCATCAAGGTGCCGCTGACGATCGACGGACTCAAGACTTGCAAAGCGTTGACCAGCGACGGCACGCTGGTCAACGTTACGCTGTGCTTTTCCGCCAACCAGGCGCTGCTGGCGGCCAAGGCGGGGGCGAGCTTCGTCTCGCCGTTCGTCGGGAGGCACGACGACAACGGCTTCGACGGTATGGCGTTGATCGCCGACATCCGCCTAATCTACGACAATTATGCCTTCCCTACCGAGATTCTTGTCGCCAGCGTCCGCCACGGAATCCACGTGCTCGAGGCCGCGAAGATCGGCGCGGACGTGATGACCGCGCCGCCGGCGGTGATCCGCGGGCTGTTCAAGCACGTGCTGACCGAGCAGGGCATCGCCGGCTTCCTCGCCGACTGGGCGAAGACGGGCCAATCGATTTGA
- a CDS encoding DUF2490 domain-containing protein, whose protein sequence is MHRTTGLAAVLLATALAPSARAAGSDTQFWTTASVVAPLSPELSATAQISERFRESALGDDILLLRATLDLRLDKRVTVGAGLTYLRSARGHEWRPHQQVTINFAPFAFRTQLEERSIQGASRTQLRLRERAQVVLSLAAADRLVASAEFLYIVRASSQADHARSDSWRAYLALQHQFSPALSGSAGYLLIHTDRPRAPDQFTHAPQVALIWRL, encoded by the coding sequence ATGCATCGCACAACCGGCTTGGCGGCAGTCCTGCTTGCGACGGCGCTCGCTCCCTCGGCCCGGGCGGCGGGTTCGGATACGCAGTTTTGGACGACCGCGAGCGTGGTCGCTCCGCTGAGCCCAGAGCTCAGCGCCACGGCGCAAATCTCGGAGCGGTTCCGCGAAAGCGCACTCGGCGACGACATCCTGCTGCTGCGCGCGACGCTGGACCTTCGACTCGACAAGAGGGTGACGGTGGGCGCGGGGCTGACCTACCTCAGATCGGCGCGCGGCCACGAATGGCGGCCGCACCAGCAGGTCACGATCAATTTCGCACCCTTCGCGTTTCGCACCCAACTGGAAGAGCGGTCGATCCAGGGCGCGTCGCGCACGCAGTTGCGCCTGCGCGAGCGGGCCCAGGTGGTCCTTTCCCTCGCCGCCGCCGACCGGCTGGTGGCCTCGGCAGAGTTCCTCTACATTGTCCGCGCTTCAAGCCAGGCCGACCACGCACGCAGCGATAGCTGGCGGGCCTATCTCGCTCTTCAACACCAGTTCTCGCCTGCACTCAGCGGCAGCGCCGGGTATCTGCTGATCCATACCGACCGGCCCCGCGCGCCGGACCAGTTCACCCACGCACCCCAGGTCGCACTGATCTGGCGGCTATAG
- a CDS encoding primosomal protein N', with protein MNRVRLLVFNAALGPLDYRVPEGTAVEPGSVVIAPLGPRQILGIVWEADRLPATDVADSRLRPLLEVVAVPPLRAPLRRLIEWTADYYIAPLAAVARMALSSGAALRGGGTVTEYRLTGHEPVRLTPQRAAALDALQGEQATIRELAELASVSEGVLRGMVNAGLLEAVSVEIDRPYPSADPDYATPALGADQQVAADRFAVAVHDAAFAPFLLDGVTGSGKTEAYFEGVAAALRAGWQVLVLMPEIALTENFLARFAARFGTAPVVWHSGLKSTERRRAWRSIAFGDAQVVVGARSALFLPFARLGLIVVDEAHEVSFKQDDGVRYNARDVAVMRARFEGCPVILASATPSLESLQMAEAGIYEKLDLPDRFGGAHLPAIETLDLREHPPERGRWLAPPLVAKLKDRLAKGEQSLLFLNRRGYAPLTLCRNCGYRFQCPNCSAWLVEHRLSQRLACHHCGHETPPPATCPECGEPDCLVACGPGVERIADEVSEILPEARVAVVTSDTLTSREKAAQFVAEATGGAIDVIVGTQLVTKGYHFPELTLVGVVDADLGLEGGDLRAAERTYQQIAQVAGRAGRASKPGEVLIQTRHPEAAVIAALAAGDRGAFYDAETEARREAGAPPFGRWAAIIVSSEDEAEARDAARAVGGAAPNLNDVLVLGPAPAPLSLLRGRFRYRLLINARRSTQLQDIIREWLTPLRFPPGVRVAVDIDPYSFV; from the coding sequence ATGAACCGCGTTCGCCTCCTCGTCTTCAACGCCGCGCTCGGCCCGCTCGACTATAGGGTACCCGAGGGAACGGCGGTCGAGCCGGGCAGCGTGGTCATCGCCCCGCTCGGCCCGCGGCAGATTCTGGGGATCGTGTGGGAAGCGGACCGCCTGCCCGCCACCGATGTGGCTGATTCGCGGTTGCGGCCGTTGCTCGAGGTCGTGGCCGTCCCGCCCCTGCGCGCGCCGCTGCGGCGGTTGATCGAGTGGACCGCGGACTATTACATTGCGCCGCTGGCCGCGGTGGCGCGTATGGCGCTCTCGAGCGGCGCGGCGCTGCGCGGGGGCGGCACGGTCACCGAGTATCGCCTTACCGGACACGAACCCGTGCGGCTCACCCCGCAGCGCGCCGCCGCGCTCGACGCGCTGCAGGGCGAGCAGGCGACGATCCGCGAGCTGGCCGAACTGGCGAGCGTGTCCGAAGGGGTGCTGCGCGGAATGGTCAACGCCGGGCTGCTGGAAGCGGTGAGCGTAGAGATCGACCGGCCTTATCCGAGCGCCGATCCCGATTACGCGACGCCTGCGCTGGGGGCCGACCAGCAGGTTGCCGCCGACCGCTTTGCCGTCGCCGTCCATGACGCCGCGTTTGCCCCTTTCCTGCTCGATGGCGTCACCGGATCGGGCAAGACCGAAGCTTATTTCGAGGGCGTCGCCGCGGCCTTGCGTGCCGGCTGGCAAGTGCTGGTGCTGATGCCCGAAATCGCGCTCACCGAGAACTTCCTCGCCCGATTCGCCGCGCGTTTCGGCACCGCGCCGGTGGTCTGGCATTCCGGCCTCAAGTCCACCGAACGACGCCGTGCCTGGCGCAGCATCGCGTTCGGAGACGCGCAAGTGGTGGTCGGCGCACGTTCGGCGCTGTTCCTGCCGTTCGCGCGGCTTGGGCTGATCGTGGTCGACGAAGCGCACGAGGTCAGCTTCAAGCAGGACGACGGGGTGCGCTACAACGCCCGCGACGTGGCGGTGATGCGCGCGCGGTTCGAGGGCTGTCCGGTGATCCTCGCCAGCGCCACCCCCTCGCTGGAAAGCCTGCAGATGGCCGAAGCGGGAATCTACGAAAAACTCGACCTGCCCGACCGCTTCGGCGGCGCGCACCTGCCCGCGATCGAAACCCTCGATCTGCGCGAGCATCCGCCCGAGCGCGGACGCTGGCTGGCCCCGCCGCTGGTGGCGAAGCTCAAGGACCGGCTGGCCAAGGGCGAGCAATCGCTGCTGTTCCTCAACCGCCGCGGCTACGCCCCGCTGACGCTGTGCCGCAACTGCGGGTATCGCTTCCAGTGTCCCAACTGCTCGGCCTGGCTGGTCGAGCACCGGCTGTCGCAGCGCCTCGCGTGCCACCACTGCGGCCACGAGACCCCGCCGCCCGCGACCTGCCCCGAATGCGGCGAACCCGACTGTCTCGTCGCCTGTGGACCGGGGGTCGAACGGATCGCCGACGAGGTCTCCGAGATTTTGCCCGAGGCGCGCGTCGCGGTGGTCACTTCCGACACCCTGACGAGCCGCGAGAAGGCCGCGCAGTTCGTCGCCGAGGCGACTGGCGGCGCGATCGACGTGATCGTCGGCACCCAACTGGTGACCAAAGGCTATCACTTCCCCGAGCTCACCCTGGTCGGCGTGGTCGATGCCGATCTCGGGCTGGAAGGCGGCGACTTGCGCGCGGCCGAGCGCACCTATCAGCAGATCGCCCAGGTCGCCGGGCGCGCCGGGCGCGCGAGCAAGCCGGGCGAAGTGCTGATCCAGACCCGCCACCCCGAAGCCGCGGTGATCGCCGCGCTTGCAGCGGGCGATCGGGGCGCGTTCTACGACGCCGAGACCGAGGCGCGGCGCGAGGCCGGGGCGCCCCCGTTCGGGCGCTGGGCGGCGATCATCGTCTCCTCCGAGGACGAGGCGGAAGCGCGTGATGCCGCGCGCGCCGTCGGGGGTGCCGCGCCCAACCTGAACGACGTACTCGTCCTCGGCCCCGCCCCGGCCCCGCTCAGTCTGCTGCGAGGCCGTTTCCGCTATCGCCTGTTGATCAACGCCCGCCGCTCGACGCAGTTGCAGGACATCATCCGCGAATGGCTGACCCCCTTGCGCTTTCCGCCGGGGGTGCGGGTGGCGGTC